The segment aaaatgaaaacacaatAGTCTCTGCAACCAGCTGTGGATTTCTACTCAAATTGTCACTTATCAGTTTAACCTCTACAGGAGATTTTCCACCGGGACTGTCTTGTTCCTTCTccaaattttcaataacaaGGTCATTCTTGATAATAACGTCCACACTGCCATGCCATACTTTCAGGTTTCCTGCAAGAAAAAACGTGAAATATAAACATGCAATGCGTCTCCattagaaaattataaaaatgttatgaattttacaatttttatataagtgACCATGAAACATGCAAGATGACCTTGGTCAAGGTTATGACACACTCACACTCTCTGGTCATAAAAATCTCTGTATCAAGTGTGAACTTCAAATGATTTTCCAAGGTTATAGACCAGACAAGAATTTTCTGTTTTCTGCCTGTGACCTTTAAGTTGCAGATGACTttggtcaaaggtcaaggtcaggacACATCCTTgaatcataagcaatctttgaaTCAAATAAGACCTTCCAGTGATTCTCCATTTCAAAGTTATAGCCCAGACATGAGTGAGTTTTATTCTCTTTATTGTCAATGATCTTGAACTTGTCAGAATGATCTTAAGTCATAAGAAATTTTGTACCAAGTATGACTAAAAATACCCTTACAGAAATGTTGACGGATGACTGACAATGAACTAGGAACAACACCATGAGTCAGTTGACCTAAAACTAAACTTTTATAGAGAATCTATCACAGACACAATGAAACAGAAGCCTTGCCCAGGTGACCTAAAATCTATTGTTCAATTATATTTACTATATACCTATACTGGTATCTCCAAAATCTCCAGTCAATACACAGTTTCCATCACTGCAGCTGCATCTTTTTCCTCTTTCACTTTTACAGCCTTTGTAAATAGTGAAGTCTGGTGAAATTGCCAGCTTTCCGAAAAGATGGTTTGCCAGCAGAGTCGTCATGTCTGTTTCACTTTCAACGTTTGCATCAACCATCTCAACTGCAAAAttagattttcaaaatatcaatgcattttcactacatgaaatataaaatagaGCCTAACCCTAACATCAGCATCggccatgaatttcaaattgaaaGAAGTGGCACCCTTCCTTTACATTAACCAGTGCTTAGTGTGATTGccaaatactgtagattcctaatgtGAAGAATTAATTTCCACGTAAAATCGCAGGAAGCACCTTTCACAGATTTGAAAAattcgccattattttctgagagttacTACCATTTGTGATTGCAAAACATACTTTATccatatttatcagcaaaatgtttgtttataacAAGCAGAAAAACTTAGGTTAGCATCCGTATTATAGTTTACAACCatttaaaatggttttacaGATGAAGCTATTGTTGTAAATTTGGATTAGATTACCATTCATAAGCATCACAAccattaaatattgtttaatagatgaaaaaatagttaaaaGAATTGCttcataaatatttatgtgACTTGGCGTTCCATACTTTTTTGTATCTCTACTTTCGCTTTTGGACCTGATACTGAAAGCAGAAAGTAGCCAACCAACCTACCTCCTAATTTCAAAATCTTGACAAGTTTTTCTAGgataattttttcatgcttTGCTTCGGGAATATTTCCATGGAGAAAATCAATTGCAATGTTAATTCCTCGTCGGAATACATCTCCCAAAATGAAGCCTCTATCCAAATTTTCTAGTTCACAAAATGCTTTACTAAAGGATACGGGACTCGCTGCGTTAGATGACGTAACTTTGTACGGTAACAACATGGATTTGGATGAACAAAGAGTAAATATAGCTGTTGATAGGTCGTCTAGGATAATTGGAGACACGAGACTTGGAGACAGACACGAATCTATCTTTCTCCGTTTACTTGTAGATGGTCCATGATCGTGAACACGCTCGGCCATATTACTGGCAATAGTAAACACGGTACACGTCAAAGCGCCCCTCAACAAAACCGCCCCAGTTCATAGAACGCTGAACCATCGT is part of the Magallana gigas chromosome 3, xbMagGiga1.1, whole genome shotgun sequence genome and harbors:
- the LOC105340060 gene encoding uncharacterized protein; translation: MAERVHDHGPSTSKRRKIDSCLSPSLVSPIILDDLSTAIFTLCSSKSMLLPYKVTSSNAASPVSFSKAFCELENLDRGFILGDVFRRGINIAIDFLHGNIPEAKHEKIILEKLVKILKLGVEMVDANVESETDMTTLLANHLFGKLAISPDFTIYKGCKSERGKRCSCSDGNCVLTGDFGDTSIGNLKVWHGSVDVIIKNDLVIENLEKEQDSPGGKSPVEVKLISDNLSRNPQLVAETIVFSFLQKRTHPELPNFLIPCVGFKRSAMLLMLYDSEHDVFLESSLIPLFSSTCKNMFSVEAVLVTWLAVNYRFLCTGLTEEMLPFKACFFEEAKNRKSVYENDLQMHNVGQTPIKETTLPNEWEFSDFVMESRKRIGQWKLKGKT